The following proteins come from a genomic window of Salvia hispanica cultivar TCC Black 2014 chromosome 4, UniMelb_Shisp_WGS_1.0, whole genome shotgun sequence:
- the LOC125223316 gene encoding U-box domain-containing protein 33-like isoform X6 has translation MCIDLLLSSQLCVKAGFITAEAGEVQKGILNLVNLHTITKLVVGAIPDFMKGKKSSCKACHVSKHAPSFCEMWFVDKGKLIWTKQALTSVRIHPPNCQLATSFTENFRSCSLESVQNEAECVKSSFDVLHSHSMSSSMSLNSCAGSTTLTGPSGSSTLRAKSEEEKLCIQVAELHGEVDESKDEANQELLEQKTVEEEALKSINEVKALESAYSDEVKHRIDAEDELTIAIQEQEKLLKERERISQELQRTMRNIAVLDSRAHEANRRRAEVAAELKLIQASIATLRKERQKLQIQKTEAMRWLHRWKSHEQCEGENENKLFCSVEDVYEMPEFSLSDLEAATCCFSETFSIGQGGYGVVYKGEILNKTVAIKKLHLYNMQRQLEFHREVLCLGRLHHPNIVDLIGVCRESWLLVYEYLPSGSLRDLLENNINTLTWKVRAQIVADIASGILFLHSFKPKKIIHGNLKPENILLAPQNRCKISDYMDHMLTAGQAARCPSFRGCSGSSGCLYTDPETHRTGTLTHKSDIYSFGIITLQLVTGKTHGGLVGEVRRTLSRGKVESLLDFSAGEWSTYVARRLVELGLQFCELNSRERPELTLSLVKELQCMPFLEELTAPSFFLCPILRVWFQEIMHDPQVAADGFTYEGEAIREWLGNGHETSPMTNAQLSDVNLTPNHSLRLVIQDWIANLKISSV, from the exons atGTGCATCGACCTTCTCCTCTCATCCCAACTCTGT GTTAAAGCAGGCTTTATTACTGCTGAAGCTGGCGAAGTTCAGAAGGGAATCCTGAATTTAGTAAATCTGCACACCATAACAAAACTTGTTGTTGGAGCAATCCCAGA TTTCatgaaagggaaaaaaagcTCCTGCAAAGCCTGCCATGTCTCAAAGCATGCTCCTTCTTTCTGTGAGATGTGGTTTGTTGACAAAGGAAAGCTGATCTGGACTAAACAAGCTTTGACAAGCGTACGCATTCATCCACCTAACTGTCAGTTGGCTACATCCTTTACCGAGAATTTTAGATCTTGCTCCTTAGAATCCGTCCAGAATGAG GCAGAATGTGTTAAAAGTTCATTTGATGTGCTGCATAGCCATAGCATGTCATCATCAATGAGCCTAAATTCCTGCGCGGGAAGCACCACTTTGACTGGACCAAGTGGATCTAGTACTTTGAGAGCAAAGTCCGAGGAAGAGAAATTGTGTATTCAGGTTGCAGAATTACATGGTGAAGTCGATGAATCAAAAGATGAAGCAAATCAAGAGCTCCTGGAGCAAAAAACGGTGGAAGAGGAGGCTCTAAAATCAATTAACGAG GTTAAAGCCTTGGAAAGTGCTTACTCTGATGAAGTGAAACATCGAATAGATGCTGAAGATGAACTTACAATTGCAATTCAAGAACAAGAAAAGCTActgaaagaaagagagagaatatctCAAGAGTTACAGAGGACCATGCGGAATATAGCTGTCCTGGATAGTCGTGCACATGAAGCAAACCGCAGACGTGCAGAAGTTGCTGCTGAGTTGAAGCTCATTCAGGCTTCCATTGCTACTTTGCGGAAAGAGAGGCAGAAACTTCAGATTCAGAAGACTGAAGCTATGAGATGGCTTCATAGATGGAAAAGCCATGAACAATGTGAAGGTGAAAATGAGAACAAACTTTTTTGTTCAGTAGAAGATGTTTATGAAATGCCGGAGTTTTCATTGTCGGATCTGGAGGCTGCTACATGCTGTTTCTCAGAGACTTTCAGCATTGGCCAAGGAGGGTACGGCGTTGTGTACAAGGGGGAAATCTTAAATAAGACTGTTGCCATCAAGAAGCTCCATTTGTACAATATGCAGAGGCAACTAGAGTTCCACAGAGAG GTTCTATGTCTCGGAAGACTGCATCATCCTAATATCGTGGATTTAATTGGAGTATGCCGAGAGTCATGGTTGCTCGTTTATGAGTATTTGCCCAGTGGTAGCCTTCGAGACCTGTTGGAAAACAACATTAATACCCTCACCTGGAAGGTCAGAGCACAAATTGTGGCCGATATTGCAAGTGGCATTTTGTTCCTGCATTCTTTCAAACCTAAAAAGATAATCCATGGAAACTTGAAACCCGAGAATATCCTCCTGGCTCCTCAAAACAGATGCAAAATAAGTGATTACATGGATCATATGCTTACGGCTGGCCAAGCTGCTCGGTGCCCTAGTTTTCGGGGTTGTTCTGGATCCAGTGGTTGTTTATATACCGATCCTGAAACTCATCGAACCGGAACACTGACCCATAAGTCTGACATATATTCATTTGGAATAATCACACTTCAGCTAGTTACAGGCAAAACTCATGGAGGTTTAGTTGGCGAGGTACGCAGGACATTATCGCGAGGCAAAGTCGAATCTCTCTTGGATTTTTCTGCAGGAGAGTGGTCAACATATGTGGCTCGAAGGCTGGTAGAATTGGGGTTGCAATTCTGTGAATTGAACAGTAGGGAAAGACCGGAGCTTACTTTATCGCTGGTTAAAGAGCTGCAGTGTATGCCTTTCTTGGAAGAGCTGACAGCACCATCTTTTTTCTTGTGCCCGATTCTTCGT GTCTGGTTTCAGGAAATAATGCATGACCCTCAGGTGGCAGCAGATGGGTTCACCTACGAAGGAGAGGCGATACGTGAATGGCTAGGAAATGGGCACGAAACTTCACCAATGACGAACGCACAGTTAAGTGATGTAAACCTAACACCCAATCATTCTCTAAGGCTTGTTATTCAAGATTGGATTGCGAATCTCAAAATCAGCTCAGTATAA
- the LOC125223316 gene encoding U-box domain-containing protein 33-like isoform X5, which translates to MDKLLSTYLIICTRSRVKAGFITAEAGEVQKGILNLVNLHTITKLVVGAIPDFMKGKKSSCKACHVSKHAPSFCEMWFVDKGKLIWTKQALTSVRIHPPNCQLATSFTENFRSCSLESVQNEAECVKSSFDVLHSHSMSSSMSLNSCAGSTTLTGPSGSSTLRAKSEEEKLCIQVAELHGEVDESKDEANQELLEQKTVEEEALKSINEVKALESAYSDEVKHRIDAEDELTIAIQEQEKLLKERERISQELQRTMRNIAVLDSRAHEANRRRAEVAAELKLIQASIATLRKERQKLQIQKTEAMRWLHRWKSHEQCEGENENKLFCSVEDVYEMPEFSLSDLEAATCCFSETFSIGQGGYGVVYKGEILNKTVAIKKLHLYNMQRQLEFHREVLCLGRLHHPNIVDLIGVCRESWLLVYEYLPSGSLRDLLENNINTLTWKVRAQIVADIASGILFLHSFKPKKIIHGNLKPENILLAPQNRCKISDYMDHMLTAGQAARCPSFRGCSGSSGCLYTDPETHRTGTLTHKSDIYSFGIITLQLVTGKTHGGLVGEVRRTLSRGKVESLLDFSAGEWSTYVARRLVELGLQFCELNSRERPELTLSLVKELQCMPFLEELTAPSFFLCPILRVWFQEIMHDPQVAADGFTYEGEAIREWLGNGHETSPMTNAQLSDVNLTPNHSLRLVIQDWIANLKISSV; encoded by the exons atGGACAAACTCTTATCTACTTACTTAATCATTTGCACCAGATCAAgg GTTAAAGCAGGCTTTATTACTGCTGAAGCTGGCGAAGTTCAGAAGGGAATCCTGAATTTAGTAAATCTGCACACCATAACAAAACTTGTTGTTGGAGCAATCCCAGA TTTCatgaaagggaaaaaaagcTCCTGCAAAGCCTGCCATGTCTCAAAGCATGCTCCTTCTTTCTGTGAGATGTGGTTTGTTGACAAAGGAAAGCTGATCTGGACTAAACAAGCTTTGACAAGCGTACGCATTCATCCACCTAACTGTCAGTTGGCTACATCCTTTACCGAGAATTTTAGATCTTGCTCCTTAGAATCCGTCCAGAATGAG GCAGAATGTGTTAAAAGTTCATTTGATGTGCTGCATAGCCATAGCATGTCATCATCAATGAGCCTAAATTCCTGCGCGGGAAGCACCACTTTGACTGGACCAAGTGGATCTAGTACTTTGAGAGCAAAGTCCGAGGAAGAGAAATTGTGTATTCAGGTTGCAGAATTACATGGTGAAGTCGATGAATCAAAAGATGAAGCAAATCAAGAGCTCCTGGAGCAAAAAACGGTGGAAGAGGAGGCTCTAAAATCAATTAACGAG GTTAAAGCCTTGGAAAGTGCTTACTCTGATGAAGTGAAACATCGAATAGATGCTGAAGATGAACTTACAATTGCAATTCAAGAACAAGAAAAGCTActgaaagaaagagagagaatatctCAAGAGTTACAGAGGACCATGCGGAATATAGCTGTCCTGGATAGTCGTGCACATGAAGCAAACCGCAGACGTGCAGAAGTTGCTGCTGAGTTGAAGCTCATTCAGGCTTCCATTGCTACTTTGCGGAAAGAGAGGCAGAAACTTCAGATTCAGAAGACTGAAGCTATGAGATGGCTTCATAGATGGAAAAGCCATGAACAATGTGAAGGTGAAAATGAGAACAAACTTTTTTGTTCAGTAGAAGATGTTTATGAAATGCCGGAGTTTTCATTGTCGGATCTGGAGGCTGCTACATGCTGTTTCTCAGAGACTTTCAGCATTGGCCAAGGAGGGTACGGCGTTGTGTACAAGGGGGAAATCTTAAATAAGACTGTTGCCATCAAGAAGCTCCATTTGTACAATATGCAGAGGCAACTAGAGTTCCACAGAGAG GTTCTATGTCTCGGAAGACTGCATCATCCTAATATCGTGGATTTAATTGGAGTATGCCGAGAGTCATGGTTGCTCGTTTATGAGTATTTGCCCAGTGGTAGCCTTCGAGACCTGTTGGAAAACAACATTAATACCCTCACCTGGAAGGTCAGAGCACAAATTGTGGCCGATATTGCAAGTGGCATTTTGTTCCTGCATTCTTTCAAACCTAAAAAGATAATCCATGGAAACTTGAAACCCGAGAATATCCTCCTGGCTCCTCAAAACAGATGCAAAATAAGTGATTACATGGATCATATGCTTACGGCTGGCCAAGCTGCTCGGTGCCCTAGTTTTCGGGGTTGTTCTGGATCCAGTGGTTGTTTATATACCGATCCTGAAACTCATCGAACCGGAACACTGACCCATAAGTCTGACATATATTCATTTGGAATAATCACACTTCAGCTAGTTACAGGCAAAACTCATGGAGGTTTAGTTGGCGAGGTACGCAGGACATTATCGCGAGGCAAAGTCGAATCTCTCTTGGATTTTTCTGCAGGAGAGTGGTCAACATATGTGGCTCGAAGGCTGGTAGAATTGGGGTTGCAATTCTGTGAATTGAACAGTAGGGAAAGACCGGAGCTTACTTTATCGCTGGTTAAAGAGCTGCAGTGTATGCCTTTCTTGGAAGAGCTGACAGCACCATCTTTTTTCTTGTGCCCGATTCTTCGT GTCTGGTTTCAGGAAATAATGCATGACCCTCAGGTGGCAGCAGATGGGTTCACCTACGAAGGAGAGGCGATACGTGAATGGCTAGGAAATGGGCACGAAACTTCACCAATGACGAACGCACAGTTAAGTGATGTAAACCTAACACCCAATCATTCTCTAAGGCTTGTTATTCAAGATTGGATTGCGAATCTCAAAATCAGCTCAGTATAA